In the Paenibacillus sp. FSL H7-0357 genome, one interval contains:
- a CDS encoding HAD family hydrolase, with protein MLKKPEAIVFDMDGTLFQTETLLLPAYHKMFDILREEGLHTGPTPPEELILGSLGMLLEQIWKNVMPDADEAVHRRADELLLQMEVEGLEAGGTLLYPMVKETLAALHERGVKLFVASNGLEDYIHSIVVVHELKDLFEGLYSAGGQGTATKTELLRILLDNHGISSAWMVGDRSSDVEAGKGNGQTVIGCAYAGFGRQDELKGSDVIITSFDELIGLYDRAE; from the coding sequence ATGCTAAAGAAACCGGAAGCAATTGTATTTGATATGGATGGAACGTTGTTCCAGACGGAAACCCTGTTATTGCCTGCTTACCATAAAATGTTCGATATCCTGCGGGAAGAAGGGCTGCATACCGGGCCGACTCCGCCGGAGGAACTTATTCTTGGCAGTCTTGGCATGCTGCTGGAGCAAATTTGGAAGAATGTAATGCCGGATGCCGATGAAGCTGTACACCGCCGGGCGGATGAGCTGCTGCTGCAGATGGAGGTTGAGGGATTGGAAGCAGGCGGCACTCTACTCTATCCAATGGTTAAGGAGACCCTTGCCGCACTTCATGAACGTGGAGTCAAGCTGTTTGTGGCCAGCAACGGGTTGGAGGATTACATCCACAGCATCGTTGTTGTGCATGAGCTGAAGGATTTGTTCGAGGGCTTGTACAGTGCTGGTGGACAAGGCACTGCGACCAAAACCGAGCTGCTGCGCATTCTTCTGGACAATCACGGAATCAGCAGTGCGTGGATGGTTGGGGACCGTTCCTCCGATGTGGAGGCCGGCAAAGGAAACGGACAGACCGTAATCGGCTGTGCCTATGCAGGCTTCGGACGTCAGGATGAGCTGAAGGGCTCAGACGTTATTATTACTTCTTTCGATGAATTAATCGGATTGTACGACCGGGCCGAGTAA
- a CDS encoding MarR family winged helix-turn-helix transcriptional regulator: MKEDRYEHVDELLGAFQQFSKMNWQKLTMFGLKPSEIRVLITIRLRNTKADKQVLTVSEISKLLKVTSPTITQMVNSLLSQGFVVRTSDSQDRRISSIVLTEKGELLADKAVAKIREMFKGMVDYLGQEQSETLIELLNRVHAYFEQIQNQPDGY; this comes from the coding sequence GTGAAAGAAGACAGGTATGAACATGTGGATGAATTATTGGGGGCTTTTCAGCAGTTCTCCAAGATGAATTGGCAGAAGCTAACGATGTTTGGGCTAAAGCCCAGTGAAATACGGGTGCTGATCACGATCAGGCTCCGCAATACAAAAGCGGACAAGCAGGTACTGACTGTCTCCGAGATCAGCAAGCTGCTTAAGGTAACTTCCCCTACGATTACACAGATGGTGAACAGCCTGCTGTCACAAGGTTTTGTTGTGCGCACCAGCGACTCACAGGACCGGAGAATCAGCAGCATTGTATTGACGGAAAAAGGCGAGCTGCTTGCAGATAAAGCCGTCGCCAAGATCCGGGAGATGTTTAAAGGCATGGTCGATTATTTGGGCCAGGAGCAAAGTGAAACTTTAATTGAACTCCTGAACAGGGTACATGCCTATTTTGAACAAATACAGAATCAGCCGGATGGCTACTAG
- a CDS encoding RHS repeat domain-containing protein, protein MPSSKKNEVGKVERMIGVRMKTNKITSYALPFLMIIVVFSLLQNKAFAAENVVAPKESFESGTFNGTSYLPVNGTITSDAQKIVSGKYSAYLSSQASEEWKEFSYTDQSKIKFEKNTTYSVTFSYKSLDMQPLDANRFFYFLARSTDNLEDKQFTTWNDASGGNGIRTMTFTTGNKANYYLIWGIHAGGALSIDDITIVKKISAQSESFEKGSFDQTNFLAGSGVITSDPAKIVNGQYSAYLSSLNTEDWKAFSYTDTNKVKFEKNTTYKVTFSYKTIDMVPTGSDRRFYFLARSTDNTDDKGWTAWSDASGNRGRKSITFTTGNKENYYLIWGIFKGGALSIDDIEITKVNESFESGSFTNTNFNAGSGVITNESSKVVTGQYSAYLKSLATEPTKEFVNTDLNKYKFEPNTTYSVTFSYKSADMDSSNANRYFYFLARSSDKLEEKGMTTWQNPSGSKGSKTVTFTTGSKDNYYLVWGIRQGGALSLDDIEISKVSESFEGGSYSGTGFSPVSGMITNESSKTVSGSYSAYLSSTASQQWANFASTDLDQVKFQSNTTYSVTFSYKSIDMDSTNANRYFYFSARGLDDIETKGWTTWNSASGTKGVETVSFTTGNQENYYLFWGIYGGGALSIDDIIIKQATTYLYDDNGRLMQIKQPNNKITYYNYDSNGNLKGTRTE, encoded by the coding sequence ATGCCAAGCAGTAAAAAGAATGAAGTTGGAAAAGTGGAGAGGATGATTGGAGTCAGAATGAAAACCAATAAAATTACTAGCTATGCACTGCCATTTTTAATGATTATTGTTGTATTCAGCCTTCTTCAGAACAAGGCTTTTGCTGCAGAGAATGTAGTGGCTCCTAAAGAATCATTTGAAAGTGGTACTTTTAACGGAACCAGCTATCTCCCTGTGAATGGGACAATTACCAGTGATGCACAAAAGATAGTTAGTGGAAAGTATTCCGCCTATTTGAGTTCTCAAGCATCAGAGGAGTGGAAGGAATTTTCCTATACAGATCAAAGCAAAATTAAATTCGAAAAAAACACAACCTACTCGGTGACTTTTTCCTACAAATCATTGGATATGCAGCCGCTGGATGCGAACCGTTTTTTTTATTTCCTTGCTCGCAGTACTGACAACCTGGAAGACAAGCAGTTTACAACCTGGAATGATGCAAGTGGGGGAAACGGCATAAGAACGATGACGTTCACAACCGGAAATAAAGCAAACTATTACTTAATTTGGGGAATCCACGCAGGGGGTGCCCTTTCTATTGATGATATAACAATCGTGAAGAAAATTTCCGCACAGAGCGAATCTTTTGAAAAGGGTTCATTTGATCAGACTAATTTCCTTGCCGGATCCGGTGTTATTACGAGTGACCCTGCAAAAATAGTTAACGGTCAATATTCAGCTTATCTCTCTTCATTAAACACAGAGGATTGGAAAGCATTTTCCTATACGGATACGAACAAAGTGAAGTTTGAAAAAAATACGACCTACAAAGTTACATTTTCCTATAAAACTATCGATATGGTGCCAACCGGAAGTGATCGCCGTTTTTATTTTTTAGCCAGAAGTACGGATAATACAGATGATAAAGGCTGGACGGCCTGGAGTGACGCTAGTGGGAACAGGGGAAGAAAGTCGATAACATTCACAACGGGAAACAAAGAGAATTACTATTTGATCTGGGGAATATTTAAAGGCGGCGCCCTGTCCATTGACGATATAGAAATCACAAAAGTGAATGAATCCTTCGAGAGTGGTTCGTTTACCAATACTAATTTCAATGCAGGCTCTGGAGTCATTACTAATGAATCGTCCAAAGTGGTTACTGGACAATATTCAGCTTACCTTAAATCACTGGCGACCGAACCAACAAAGGAATTTGTAAATACAGATCTTAATAAGTATAAATTCGAACCTAATACGACTTATTCAGTAACTTTCTCCTATAAATCAGCTGACATGGATTCTTCGAACGCCAACCGGTATTTCTATTTCCTGGCCCGAAGTTCAGACAAGCTAGAAGAGAAAGGAATGACTACCTGGCAGAACCCTAGTGGCAGTAAGGGCAGCAAAACCGTTACATTCACGACAGGGAGCAAGGATAATTACTATCTGGTTTGGGGCATCCGTCAAGGTGGCGCTCTTTCGCTGGATGATATAGAAATCTCTAAAGTAAGCGAATCTTTTGAAGGTGGCTCATATAGCGGGACTGGCTTTTCACCCGTATCCGGAATGATTACCAATGAATCCTCAAAAACCGTCAGCGGTTCATATTCTGCCTATTTAAGCTCCACAGCTTCCCAGCAGTGGGCGAATTTCGCAAGTACAGATTTGGATCAAGTGAAGTTTCAGAGCAATACGACTTATTCAGTGACCTTTTCTTATAAATCTATTGATATGGATTCAACCAATGCTAACCGCTATTTTTACTTCTCAGCACGTGGTCTAGATGATATTGAAACCAAAGGCTGGACTACATGGAATAGTGCCTCGGGAACAAAAGGAGTAGAAACAGTCAGCTTTACTACCGGGAATCAAGAAAACTACTATTTGTTCTGGGGAATTTATGGTGGAGGCGCTCTCTCCATAGATGACATTATTATTAAGCAAGCGACAACTTATCTATACGATGATAATGGAAGGCTGATGCAGATCAAACAACCCAACAATAAGATTACTTACTATAACTATGACTCAAATGGCAATCTGAAGGGGACTCGAACGGAATAG
- a CDS encoding GBS Bsp-like repeat-containing protein, which yields MKKSMIVTLLASVFLTFFIFNSQTSAAAVLEGVDSNYIIKDMNGTSQRQKINIYNQSRLEMEILPDNSMIQYTYDANGNLLKRSKATPAEPYIFSTSVVSYDIYLKGVPDSVKTVRFPTWTDYNQQDDLEWIDGVKVAPNLWRGTVVLSKHGMETGAYVTHVYADNKAVAGVTTQIKNTQTVRAPQTVGLDAEYYEVVIEGVSRTIQEVKFPTWTEKNDQDDIERPYVIGERIGNTTWKIRIPFSKHNYEAGNYFTHIYAHDKYGNSNYIGGTSVAVKGGVGVSGPKTANISAGSYDVLIYGLDPNIKRVQFPTWTSNKEQDDLEWIEGVKVAPGVWKATVFFQRHNSEVGSYITHIYADNKYVGALVCNVNR from the coding sequence TTGAAGAAATCAATGATAGTGACCCTGCTAGCCAGTGTCTTTTTAACTTTTTTTATCTTTAATTCTCAGACTTCAGCGGCTGCGGTATTAGAAGGTGTTGATTCCAATTATATAATCAAAGATATGAACGGCACGTCACAGCGGCAGAAGATCAATATTTACAATCAGAGTCGGCTTGAGATGGAGATTCTTCCGGATAATTCAATGATTCAGTATACCTATGATGCGAATGGCAACCTTCTTAAGCGAAGTAAGGCCACACCCGCAGAACCGTATATCTTCAGCACTTCAGTAGTCTCCTATGATATTTACCTGAAAGGAGTTCCTGACAGTGTTAAAACCGTACGTTTTCCGACATGGACGGATTACAATCAGCAAGATGATCTCGAATGGATTGATGGTGTAAAGGTTGCTCCAAATCTCTGGAGAGGTACGGTCGTTCTGTCCAAACATGGGATGGAAACTGGCGCATATGTAACTCATGTTTATGCGGATAACAAAGCTGTAGCGGGTGTAACGACTCAAATTAAGAATACTCAAACAGTCAGAGCTCCTCAAACGGTCGGATTAGATGCTGAATACTATGAGGTAGTTATAGAAGGCGTGTCCAGAACTATACAAGAAGTGAAATTCCCTACATGGACAGAAAAGAATGACCAGGATGATATTGAGCGGCCCTATGTGATCGGTGAGCGGATAGGCAATACAACGTGGAAGATACGGATACCCTTCAGTAAGCACAATTATGAAGCAGGTAACTATTTCACACATATCTATGCCCATGACAAGTATGGCAATTCAAACTATATCGGAGGAACGTCAGTTGCTGTTAAGGGAGGTGTAGGTGTATCAGGACCGAAAACAGCCAATATCTCGGCCGGTTCATACGATGTTTTGATATACGGACTAGACCCTAATATAAAACGTGTTCAGTTCCCTACATGGACTTCTAATAAAGAGCAGGATGATCTTGAGTGGATTGAAGGTGTGAAGGTTGCCCCTGGAGTCTGGAAAGCCACAGTATTCTTTCAAAGACATAACTCTGAGGTGGGAAGCTATATCACGCATATCTATGCTGATAATAAATATGTTGGGGCTTTAGTTTGTAATGTTAACCGGTAG
- a CDS encoding glycosyltransferase family 2 protein: MVRLSVVVPIYNEEGNIRELHQSITDAVQEKVDSYEIVLVDDGSKDRTALILDEIARSDKSVKVIHFEKHCGQTAAVWAGIRQSRGELVALMDADLQSDPRDIFRLMPFIGRVDFVNGKRENRKDTFLKRISSWIGNGVRNWLTGERIQDSVSPLKLMRREVADSFFLYNGMHRFLPTLAKMNGFTVIEVTVTHQERKHGHSKYGVLSPAITGFVDAVVIGWLKKRVIRYRIRSIPNPD; this comes from the coding sequence TTGGTTAGATTGTCTGTGGTCGTACCGATTTATAATGAAGAAGGCAATATCCGGGAGCTTCACCAGAGCATAACGGATGCGGTGCAAGAAAAGGTGGACAGCTATGAAATTGTGCTAGTCGACGATGGCAGCAAGGATCGGACCGCCTTGATTCTGGATGAGATTGCACGGTCTGACAAGTCGGTGAAGGTCATTCATTTCGAGAAACATTGCGGGCAGACGGCTGCTGTCTGGGCGGGCATAAGGCAGTCCAGGGGAGAACTGGTCGCGCTCATGGATGCCGATCTGCAAAGCGACCCGCGCGATATATTCAGGCTGATGCCCTTTATCGGCAGAGTGGATTTTGTGAACGGCAAACGGGAGAACCGGAAGGATACTTTTTTGAAAAGGATATCCTCATGGATCGGCAACGGAGTAAGAAATTGGCTTACGGGCGAAAGGATCCAGGATTCTGTATCTCCCTTAAAACTTATGAGGCGGGAAGTGGCGGACAGCTTCTTTTTATACAATGGCATGCACCGTTTTTTGCCTACACTGGCTAAAATGAACGGATTTACAGTCATCGAGGTTACAGTAACGCATCAGGAGCGAAAACACGGACATTCCAAATATGGTGTGCTCAGTCCGGCGATTACAGGGTTCGTAGACGCTGTTGTTATCGGTTGGCTGAAAAAAAGGGTCATCCGGTACCGCATCAGATCTATCCCTAATCCGGATTAA
- a CDS encoding LTA synthase family protein: MNKFNIKNKLYKPIVLFSLVLLIKSAVAWFVVFNDGPNWSMVLTEIPFFIIVFSLIEWLASKRKILYYMIANLLITVIYFSVLMYYKYYGVIATYHALQQADKVTKVGESTYSLIAPYYLFIFVDIIFFLFFMFRPKYIAKWKERGLKRMNRAVLLVITAVSIGLCFFSIWPNHASMNEIKKAESMGILNYELYTLFADTTEDEELIDSKEITQQAVNEVKGIQEPATAQFYGADKGKNLIVVQMESFQSFLLGLTIDGQEITPNLNKLVQENTYFNNFYTNAGQGTTSDAEFVVNTSFYVPKNEPATSSAYMEKSVPSLPKLLASNGYDTATFHTNSVDFWNRKELYKAVGFDTYYDQAFFGDDDHIAFGASDEVLFAKTVPQLSQMDAGDKPFYAMVISMTAHHPYHMPEDKYKMELPERFEGTLLGNYIRAQNYADYAMGQFLEELKTSGLWDDSLVVFYGDHQGLPMYTLGSDEKELINGLVGHEYGYTDMFNIPFIVHSPSAKLPAVMDHTGGQVDILPTVANLLGVSVQNQLHFGEDLFNQQTNLLPVRHFLPTGSFINDKSIYVTGDAYADGTNYSQLDNSSLEGGSTEAQFDAVQRLLHLSNSYILQLPDLEQ; the protein is encoded by the coding sequence ATGAACAAATTCAATATTAAAAATAAATTATACAAGCCTATAGTATTATTCAGCTTAGTTTTGCTTATAAAGAGTGCAGTTGCCTGGTTTGTCGTCTTTAACGACGGTCCCAACTGGAGTATGGTGTTAACGGAAATCCCCTTTTTCATTATTGTGTTCAGTCTGATTGAATGGCTGGCCTCGAAGCGGAAGATATTGTACTACATGATCGCCAATCTGCTGATTACGGTTATTTATTTTTCCGTTCTGATGTATTACAAGTATTACGGTGTGATCGCTACATATCATGCTTTGCAGCAAGCGGATAAAGTCACTAAGGTAGGAGAGAGCACGTATTCTCTGATCGCCCCCTATTACCTGTTTATCTTTGTGGATATTATTTTCTTCCTCTTCTTTATGTTCCGTCCCAAATATATTGCCAAATGGAAGGAACGAGGTTTGAAGCGCATGAACCGGGCAGTTCTGCTGGTCATCACGGCCGTTTCCATCGGACTCTGCTTCTTTAGCATCTGGCCTAATCATGCGAGCATGAATGAGATTAAAAAAGCGGAGAGTATGGGGATTCTTAATTACGAGCTGTATACCCTGTTTGCGGATACCACCGAGGACGAGGAGCTTATTGACAGCAAGGAGATTACCCAGCAGGCGGTCAATGAGGTGAAAGGAATCCAGGAGCCGGCAACAGCGCAATTTTATGGGGCTGATAAAGGCAAAAACCTCATTGTGGTGCAAATGGAGTCGTTCCAGAGCTTCCTGCTCGGACTGACCATTGACGGCCAGGAGATCACTCCCAATCTTAATAAGCTGGTACAAGAAAACACGTATTTCAATAATTTTTATACGAATGCGGGCCAAGGGACAACTTCGGATGCGGAGTTTGTGGTGAACACCTCTTTCTACGTTCCCAAGAATGAGCCGGCTACCTCTTCGGCGTATATGGAGAAATCTGTACCGAGTTTGCCGAAGCTGCTAGCCTCGAATGGCTATGACACGGCAACCTTCCACACCAATAGTGTGGATTTCTGGAACCGCAAGGAGTTATACAAAGCGGTAGGCTTTGACACCTATTATGACCAGGCCTTTTTTGGCGACGATGACCATATTGCCTTTGGCGCATCGGATGAAGTGCTGTTTGCCAAAACAGTGCCGCAGCTCTCCCAGATGGATGCCGGGGATAAGCCGTTTTATGCGATGGTGATTTCGATGACTGCCCATCATCCCTACCATATGCCGGAAGATAAATATAAGATGGAGTTGCCGGAGCGCTTCGAGGGAACGCTGCTGGGCAATTATATTCGCGCCCAGAATTACGCGGATTATGCGATGGGGCAATTCCTTGAGGAACTGAAGACAAGCGGCCTGTGGGATGACAGCCTTGTCGTCTTCTATGGCGACCACCAGGGACTGCCGATGTACACGCTTGGCAGCGATGAGAAGGAACTGATCAATGGACTGGTCGGCCATGAATATGGCTACACCGATATGTTCAACATTCCGTTCATCGTCCATTCGCCGAGTGCTAAACTGCCTGCGGTAATGGATCACACGGGCGGCCAAGTCGACATCTTGCCGACGGTGGCCAATCTGCTGGGAGTGTCGGTTCAGAATCAGCTGCATTTTGGTGAAGATCTGTTTAATCAGCAGACCAACCTGCTGCCGGTCAGACATTTCCTGCCGACAGGCTCCTTCATTAACGACAAGAGCATTTATGTAACAGGAGATGCCTACGCGGACGGTACCAACTACAGTCAGCTGGATAACTCCAGTCTTGAGGGCGGATCTACAGAAGCGCAATTTGATGCTGTACAGCGTCTGTTGCATCTGTCCAACAGCTATATTTTACAGCTGCCGGACCTGGAACAATAA